GAAAAGGAGACGATCGAGACGCCGCTCGGCAAGGTGACCCGCTTTGGCCGACCGGAGGACGCCGCGGCGCTGGGCACGCCGGCGACCTCGACCGAGGAAACCATCGCCCTGCCAGACTGGCTGCGAAGCCCGGCGCCGAGGGAGATCCTCGATGATGATCCGGTGCGTCCATCGGGACAGGCCGCCGCCCAGGAGGGCCGCGCAGTCCGCACGGGCGAATCGGTCCAGTCCCGGGCCCTGGCATTGCAACGCGGCACGCTGGTGCACCGGCTGCTGCAATCCTTGCCCGACATAGCTCCCGACCGCCGGCGCGAGGCCGCGCTGGGCTTCATGGCGCGCAACGCCGCGGACTGGCCGGAAGCCGACCGCGCGGCGCTGGCCGACAAGGTGCTCACCTTGATCGCCGCGCCGCGGTTTGCCGCCGTGTTCGCCGCCGGCAGCCGCGCCGAGGTCGCCATCGTCGGCCGGCTCGAGCGATCCGGTCGGCCACCCGCGCTGGTCTCCGGCCAGATCGACCGACTGGTGGTGACCCCCGAGGAGGTCCTGATCGTCGATTTCAAGACCAACCAGGTGGCGCCGAAGAGCGCCGCGGAGGCACCGGCGGCTTACGTCCGGCAGCTCGCGCTGTACCGGGCCGTGCTGTCCCGGCTTTATCCCCAAACGCCGATCAGGGCCGTCCTGCTCTGGACCGAGACCCTTGAATATATGGAGATTTCTGCTCCCGCGCTGGACGCGGCGCTGGCATCCCCTCATGTCGGCGTGAGCGTCCTTGACCCGGCAAGGCACCGTTCATAGGTTGGCACCATGATCTTTGGTGCGATTCCACGTCGCGCCGTTTCCTTTCAACCGAACGAGGTACTCCAATGGCCGTTGGCAAGGTTTCTGACGCCGATTTCGAAGCCGAAGTGCTCAAGGCGAACGGCCCGGTGGTCGTCGATTTCTGGGCCGAATGGTGCGGCCCCTGCCGCATGATCGCACCCGCGCTCGACGAGATCGCCGGCGCGATGGGCGACAAGGTCAAGATCGTCAAGCTCAACGTCGACGAGAGCCCGAAGACCGCGTCGAAGTACGGCGTGATGTCGATCCCGACCCTGATGATCTTCAAGGGCGGCGAGATGGCCTCCCGCCAGGTCGGAGCGGCGCCGAAGGCAAAGCTCCAGCAGTGGATCACCGCTGCGGTCTGATTCCTGCGTCGCGATTACGATGATTTTGAAGCGGCCGGCGATATGCCGGCCGTTTTGTTTTCACGGGGTGATCCAGCCCGTCGCAAGTGCGTGGGCCAGCTCGGGCTGACCGTTGCGCCGCGCCAGCGCGGCCATCGCCTCGTGATCGTAGGCGATGTGGCGGAAGGTCACCTGCCAGGCACCCCTCACCAGCTCGAGAATTGCATAGCGCGCGGCCGACGTGCCGGCCTCGACGAGGTGAGGATACGGATGCTCGTCGCGATAGCCGGGGCTGCCGACGCTGCCGGGGTTGACGATCATCCGGCCGTCACGCAGCCGCACGGCGCGCGCGAGATGCGTGTGGGCGCAGAGGATCAGGGATTGCGAAACGCCTCGGGCGAGCTGCTCGATCCGTTCGAGCGGCGATAGCGCGACCGTGCCGTCAGGATGCACCGTGTCCAGCCAATAGACTTCATCGTTGTCGGGCGTCGCGTGGCAGAGGAACACCCGATCGCGAAACACGCGCGTCATCGGCTGCGCGCGCAGCCAGTCGAGATGCGAGCTATCGAGCTGCGCATGGGCGGGGCGATCCCATGAGCCCATCTTCTCGGGCGGCCGGTCGAGCAGATAGCGGTCGTGGTTGCCGAGCACATGCACGGCGCCCAGAGGCATCAGGATATCGATCGTCCGACGCGCATCGAGCGGGCC
This region of Bradyrhizobium sp. CCGUVB1N3 genomic DNA includes:
- the trxA gene encoding thioredoxin; protein product: MAVGKVSDADFEAEVLKANGPVVVDFWAEWCGPCRMIAPALDEIAGAMGDKVKIVKLNVDESPKTASKYGVMSIPTLMIFKGGEMASRQVGAAPKAKLQQWITAAV
- a CDS encoding metallophosphoesterase, whose product is MRFAAIADVHGNYLALEAVLADIRAHGIEDIVNLGDMLSGPLDARRTIDILMPLGAVHVLGNHDRYLLDRPPEKMGSWDRPAHAQLDSSHLDWLRAQPMTRVFRDRVFLCHATPDNDEVYWLDTVHPDGTVALSPLERIEQLARGVSQSLILCAHTHLARAVRLRDGRMIVNPGSVGSPGYRDEHPYPHLVEAGTSAARYAILELVRGAWQVTFRHIAYDHEAMAALARRNGQPELAHALATGWITP